The Pan troglodytes isolate AG18354 chromosome 1, NHGRI_mPanTro3-v2.0_pri, whole genome shotgun sequence genome includes a region encoding these proteins:
- the HNRNPU gene encoding heterogeneous nuclear ribonucleoprotein U isoform X1, translating to MSSSPVNVKKLKVSELKEELKKRRLSDKGLKAELMERLQAALDDEEAGGRPAMEPGNGSLDLGGDSAGRSGAGLEQEAAAGGDEEEEEEEEEEEGISALDGDQMELGEENGAAGAADSGPMEEEEAASEDENGDDQGFQEGEDELGDEEEGAGDENGHGEQQPQPPATQQQQPQQQRGAAKEAAGKSSGPTSLFAVTVAPPGARQGQQQAGGKKKAEGGGGGGRPGAPAAGDGKTEQKGGDKKRGVKRPREDHGRGYFEYIEENKYSRAKSPQPPVEEEDEHFDDTVVCLDTYNCDLHFKISRDRLSASSLTMESFAFLWAGGRASYGVSKGKVCFEMKVTEKIPVRHLYTKDIDIHEVRIGWSLTTSGMLLGEEEFSYGYSLKGIKTCNCETEDYGEKFDENDVITCFANFESDEVELSYAKNGQDLGVAFKISKEVLAGRPLFPHVLCHNCAVEFNFGQKEKPYFPIPEEYTFIQNVPLEDRVRGPKGPEEKKDCEVVMMIGLPGAGKTTWVTKHAAENPGKYNILGTNTIMDKMMVAGFKKQMADTGKLNTLLQRAPQCLGKFIEIAARKKRNFILDQTNVSAAAQRRKMCLFAGFQRKAVVVCPKDEDYKQRTQKKAEVEGKDLPEHAVLKMKGNFTLPEVAECFDEITYVELQKEEAQKLLEQYKEESKKALPPEKKQNTGSKKSNKNKSGKNQFNRGGGHRGRGGFNMRGGNFRGGAPGNRGGYNRRGNMPQRGGGGGGSGGIGYPYPRAPVFPGRGSYSNRGNYNRGGMPNRGNYNQNFRGRGNNRGYKNQSQGYNQWQQGQFWGQKPWSQHYHQGYY from the exons AGCCCGGGAACGGCAGCCTAGACCTGGGCGGGGATTCCGCTGGGCGCTCGGGAGCAGGCCTCGAGCAGGAGGCCGCGGCCGGCGgcgatgaagaggaggaggaagaggaagaggaggaggaaggaatctCCGCTCTGGACGGCGACCAGATGGAGCTAGGAGAGGAGAACGGGGCCGCGGGGGCGGCCGACTCGGGCccgatggaggaggaggaggccgcCTCGGAAGACGAGAACGGCGACGATCAGGGTTTCCAGGAAGGGGAAGATGAGCTCGGGGACGAAGAGGAAGGCGCGGGCGACGAGAACGGGCACGGGGAGCAGCAGCCTCAACCGCCGGCGACGCAGCAGCAACAGCCCCAACAGCAGCGCGGGGCCGCCAAGGAGGCCGCGGGGAAGAGCAGCGGCCCCACCTCGCTGTTCGCGGTGACGGTGGCGCCGCCCGGGGCGAGGCAGGGCCAGCAGCAGGCGGGAGGTAAGAAGAAGGCGGAAGGCGGCGGAGGCGGCGGTCGCCCCGGGGCTCCGGCGGCGG GGGAcggcaaaacagaacagaaaggcgGAGATAAAAAGAGGGGTGTTAAAAGACCACGAGAAGATCATGGCCGTGGATATTTTGAGTACATTGAAGAGAACAAGTATAGCAG AGCCAAATCTCCTCAGCCACCTGTTGAAGAAGAAGATGAACACTTCGATGACACAGTGGTTTGTCTTGATACTT ATAATTGtgatctacattttaaaatatcaagagaTCGTCTCAGTGCTTCTTCCCTTACAATGgagagttttgcttttctttgggCTGGAGGAAGAGCATCCTATGGTGTGTCAAAAGGCAAAGTGTGTTTTGAGATGAAG GTTACAGAGAAGATCCCAGTAAGGCATTTATATACAAAAGATATTGACATACATGAAGTTCGTATTGGCTGGTCACTAACTACAAGTGGAATGTTACTTG gtgAAGAAGAATTTTCTTATGGGTATTctctaaaaggaataaaaacatgCAACTGTGAGACTGAAGATTATGGAGAAAAGTTTGATGAAAATGATGTGATTACATGTTTTGCT AACTTTGAAAGTGATGAAGTAGAACTCTCGTATGCTAAGAATGGACAAGATCTTGGCGTTGCCTTCAAAATCAGTAAGGAAGTTCTTGCTGGACGGCCACTGTTCCCGCATGTTCTCTGCCACAACTGTGCAGTTGAATTTAATTTTGGTCAGAAGGAAAAGCCATATTTTCCAATACCTGAAGAGTATACTTTCATCCAGAACGTCCCCTTAGAGGATCGAGTTAGAGGACCAAAGGGGCCTGAAGAGAAGAAAGATTGTGAa GTTGTGATGATGATTGGCTTGCCAGGAGCTGGAAAAACTACCTGGGTTACTAAACATGCAGCAGAAAATCCAGGGAAATATAACATTCTTGGCACAAATACTATTATGGATAAGATGATG GTGGCAGGTTTTAAGAAGCAAATGGCAGATACTGGAAAACTGAACACACTGTTGCAGAGAGCCCCCCAGTGTCTTGGGAAATTTATTGAGATTGCTGCCCGAAAGAAGCGAAATTTTATTCTGGATCAG acaaatgtgTCTGCTGCTGCCCAGAGGAGAAAAATGTGCCTGTTTGCAGGCTTCCAGCGAAAAGCTGTTGTAGTTTGCCCAAAAGATGAAGACTATAAGCAAAGAACACAGAAGAAAGCAGAAGTAGAGGGGAAAGACCTACCAGAACATGCGGTCCTCAAAATGAAAG GAAACTTTACCCTCCCAGAGGTAGCTGAGTGCTTTGATGAAATAACCTATGTTGAACTTCAGAAGGAAGAAGCCCAAAAACTCTTGGAGCAATAtaaggaagaaagcaaaaaggCTCTTCCAccagaaaagaaacagaacactggctcaaagaaaagcaataaaaataagagtGGCAAGAACCAGTTTAACAGAGGTGGTGGCCATAGAGGACGTGGAGGATTCAATATGCGTGGTGGAAATTTCAGAGGAGGAG CCCCTGGGAATCGTGGCGGATATAATAGGAGGGGCAACATGCCACAGAGAGGTGGTGGCGGTGGAGGAAGTGGTGGAATCGGCTATCCATACCCTCGTGCCCCTGTTTTTCCTGGCCGTGGTAGTTACTCAAACAGAGGGAACTACAACAGAGGTGGAATGCCCAACAGAGGGAACTACAACCAG AACTTCAGAGGACGAGGAAACAATCGTGGCTACAAAAATCAATCTCAGGGCTACAACCAGTGGCAGCAGGGT CAATTCTGGGGTCAGAAGCCATGGAGTCAGCATTATCACCAAGGATATTATTGA
- the HNRNPU gene encoding heterogeneous nuclear ribonucleoprotein U, which yields MSSSPVNVKKLKVSELKEELKKRRLSDKGLKAELMERLQAALDDEEAGGRPAMEPGNGSLDLGGDSAGRSGAGLEQEAAAGGDEEEEEEEEEEEGISALDGDQMELGEENGAAGAADSGPMEEEEAASEDENGDDQGFQEGEDELGDEEEGAGDENGHGEQQPQPPATQQQQPQQQRGAAKEAAGKSSGPTSLFAVTVAPPGARQGQQQAGGDGKTEQKGGDKKRGVKRPREDHGRGYFEYIEENKYSRAKSPQPPVEEEDEHFDDTVVCLDTYNCDLHFKISRDRLSASSLTMESFAFLWAGGRASYGVSKGKVCFEMKVTEKIPVRHLYTKDIDIHEVRIGWSLTTSGMLLGEEEFSYGYSLKGIKTCNCETEDYGEKFDENDVITCFANFESDEVELSYAKNGQDLGVAFKISKEVLAGRPLFPHVLCHNCAVEFNFGQKEKPYFPIPEEYTFIQNVPLEDRVRGPKGPEEKKDCEVVMMIGLPGAGKTTWVTKHAAENPGKYNILGTNTIMDKMMVAGFKKQMADTGKLNTLLQRAPQCLGKFIEIAARKKRNFILDQTNVSAAAQRRKMCLFAGFQRKAVVVCPKDEDYKQRTQKKAEVEGKDLPEHAVLKMKGNFTLPEVAECFDEITYVELQKEEAQKLLEQYKEESKKALPPEKKQNTGSKKSNKNKSGKNQFNRGGGHRGRGGFNMRGGNFRGGAPGNRGGYNRRGNMPQRGGGGGGSGGIGYPYPRAPVFPGRGSYSNRGNYNRGGMPNRGNYNQNFRGRGNNRGYKNQSQGYNQWQQGQFWGQKPWSQHYHQGYY from the exons AGCCCGGGAACGGCAGCCTAGACCTGGGCGGGGATTCCGCTGGGCGCTCGGGAGCAGGCCTCGAGCAGGAGGCCGCGGCCGGCGgcgatgaagaggaggaggaagaggaagaggaggaggaaggaatctCCGCTCTGGACGGCGACCAGATGGAGCTAGGAGAGGAGAACGGGGCCGCGGGGGCGGCCGACTCGGGCccgatggaggaggaggaggccgcCTCGGAAGACGAGAACGGCGACGATCAGGGTTTCCAGGAAGGGGAAGATGAGCTCGGGGACGAAGAGGAAGGCGCGGGCGACGAGAACGGGCACGGGGAGCAGCAGCCTCAACCGCCGGCGACGCAGCAGCAACAGCCCCAACAGCAGCGCGGGGCCGCCAAGGAGGCCGCGGGGAAGAGCAGCGGCCCCACCTCGCTGTTCGCGGTGACGGTGGCGCCGCCCGGGGCGAGGCAGGGCCAGCAGCAGGCGGGAG GGGAcggcaaaacagaacagaaaggcgGAGATAAAAAGAGGGGTGTTAAAAGACCACGAGAAGATCATGGCCGTGGATATTTTGAGTACATTGAAGAGAACAAGTATAGCAG AGCCAAATCTCCTCAGCCACCTGTTGAAGAAGAAGATGAACACTTCGATGACACAGTGGTTTGTCTTGATACTT ATAATTGtgatctacattttaaaatatcaagagaTCGTCTCAGTGCTTCTTCCCTTACAATGgagagttttgcttttctttgggCTGGAGGAAGAGCATCCTATGGTGTGTCAAAAGGCAAAGTGTGTTTTGAGATGAAG GTTACAGAGAAGATCCCAGTAAGGCATTTATATACAAAAGATATTGACATACATGAAGTTCGTATTGGCTGGTCACTAACTACAAGTGGAATGTTACTTG gtgAAGAAGAATTTTCTTATGGGTATTctctaaaaggaataaaaacatgCAACTGTGAGACTGAAGATTATGGAGAAAAGTTTGATGAAAATGATGTGATTACATGTTTTGCT AACTTTGAAAGTGATGAAGTAGAACTCTCGTATGCTAAGAATGGACAAGATCTTGGCGTTGCCTTCAAAATCAGTAAGGAAGTTCTTGCTGGACGGCCACTGTTCCCGCATGTTCTCTGCCACAACTGTGCAGTTGAATTTAATTTTGGTCAGAAGGAAAAGCCATATTTTCCAATACCTGAAGAGTATACTTTCATCCAGAACGTCCCCTTAGAGGATCGAGTTAGAGGACCAAAGGGGCCTGAAGAGAAGAAAGATTGTGAa GTTGTGATGATGATTGGCTTGCCAGGAGCTGGAAAAACTACCTGGGTTACTAAACATGCAGCAGAAAATCCAGGGAAATATAACATTCTTGGCACAAATACTATTATGGATAAGATGATG GTGGCAGGTTTTAAGAAGCAAATGGCAGATACTGGAAAACTGAACACACTGTTGCAGAGAGCCCCCCAGTGTCTTGGGAAATTTATTGAGATTGCTGCCCGAAAGAAGCGAAATTTTATTCTGGATCAG acaaatgtgTCTGCTGCTGCCCAGAGGAGAAAAATGTGCCTGTTTGCAGGCTTCCAGCGAAAAGCTGTTGTAGTTTGCCCAAAAGATGAAGACTATAAGCAAAGAACACAGAAGAAAGCAGAAGTAGAGGGGAAAGACCTACCAGAACATGCGGTCCTCAAAATGAAAG GAAACTTTACCCTCCCAGAGGTAGCTGAGTGCTTTGATGAAATAACCTATGTTGAACTTCAGAAGGAAGAAGCCCAAAAACTCTTGGAGCAATAtaaggaagaaagcaaaaaggCTCTTCCAccagaaaagaaacagaacactggctcaaagaaaagcaataaaaataagagtGGCAAGAACCAGTTTAACAGAGGTGGTGGCCATAGAGGACGTGGAGGATTCAATATGCGTGGTGGAAATTTCAGAGGAGGAG CCCCTGGGAATCGTGGCGGATATAATAGGAGGGGCAACATGCCACAGAGAGGTGGTGGCGGTGGAGGAAGTGGTGGAATCGGCTATCCATACCCTCGTGCCCCTGTTTTTCCTGGCCGTGGTAGTTACTCAAACAGAGGGAACTACAACAGAGGTGGAATGCCCAACAGAGGGAACTACAACCAG AACTTCAGAGGACGAGGAAACAATCGTGGCTACAAAAATCAATCTCAGGGCTACAACCAGTGGCAGCAGGGT CAATTCTGGGGTCAGAAGCCATGGAGTCAGCATTATCACCAAGGATATTATTGA